Within the Emticicia oligotrophica DSM 17448 genome, the region CTTTCTCAAATTAGATAAAGGAGATAGTACTAAAATTCACAAAAAGCACATTGAAATCAAGCTGAGTGTACCAGGAAGTATAATTTTTGCAGAAGAAAAAGGTACAACATTTGAAGAAGCCACCGACATTGCTTTGGAGGCTTTAAAATCACAAATTAAAAAATTTAAAGAAAAGAAAAACGAAGTAGAACATAAAAAACGTGAGATTCCTGCCGAAGAAGAAGTTGTAGAAGATGACTTCTGAAATATTTAAAAGAGGGGTAAATCTAATGATTTACCCCTCTTTTTTTCACAGAATAAATTCTGTAATTATTTCTACTGAATATTTATTCCCTTAATTTATCCTTACGAGTTACTTTATACAATCTTCTTTGTTCGTTGGTCATAATCAAATCGGTATCGTTTACATAGGCAATAGCCTCCATCTGATTTCGCCCTATTTTAATGCATGATTTAGGCTTTGAAAAGTCAATTTTTCCAGCATTTACTTCAAAAATATAAATTTTCCCATAAGATAAAAGGGCAAATTCTTTTCCATTTGGACTAATATCTGCCGATGTGACGGGGCTTTTTAAAAAGATACTTTGTTCTGGTAATAGTACATAATTTCCAGCTTGGTCTGGGATACTGTATAATTGAGTTTGGTGTTTTTGTGTCCAATCTTTAGAAAACAAATACAATCTTCCTTCATACCAGAAAAATGCTTCGCAATCAAAAATTCGTTGACGTGCAGGAAAATGGTCTTGGTCGGCGTAATGAAAGGTTATTTTCTCTGTCTTTCCGTTTTTAAACTTATAAATCGTCAAGTCTTTTCTATTTTGGTTATTATTACCAAAATCACCGATATAAATATTCCCTTTATTATCCTTGGCTAAATCTTCCCAGTCAATATTTTGCGAATCATTTACAAAAAGTGTATCGAATACCCGTCCTTGCTCTCCTACCATATAAAGTTCAGTATTCCCACCACTATCATTGATAGTCCAATAATAATTTTCCTGCCATGCCTTGGCAATTCCAGAATTTTCATTGATACAGGTAGGCATTCGACCAGATTGTGTGATTGTATATTCTTTTTTAGCTCGTTGAAAACCACTTTTATTTACCTCTGAGTGGCAGTTACAAGTGGCAATTTTAAGAGCAAACAATAGCATATAAAATTTGTAAAGGAACATAACAGCGAAACTAAAATGATTAAATCAGGTTGAAAATTTGGGAATTGCCCAACAAGTTAACTATTTTTGAAAACACCTAATTGATATTCCTAAGTAAAATTTATTTGATATAATGAAAACTACTCAACAGCCATTTCATGTACGGCTTGCTTACGTGCTTATTTCGCTCGTAATTATCATTTATGGCTTGTATATACTTAAGGATTTACTTATTCCTCTTACCTTTTCGTGTATTTTTGCTTTATTGCTACTTCCACCTTGTCAAATGCTCGAACGTCTAAGTTTCCCAAGGTGGTTAGCCATTACCATTGTCATCACGCTTACCCTCGGAGCTTTCATTTTACTTTTTTATTTAGTTTATATTCAGATTATGGATTTTGAGGAAATTCTGCCTCAACTCACCGAAAAAACCGAAAAATTATTCAATGATGTTCAGATTTTCATTCGTAGAAATTTTCATATCAGTAAAACCCAACAAAAGGTTGAAGGAAAGAAATATCTGACTGAATTTCTGAAGAATAATAGTAATATTGTAGGAAATACACTTTCAACAACCACTGGGCTTCTAGGAAACCTTACCTTGATTCCACTGTATATATTTTTACTTCTTCTATACAGAGATTTCATCAAAGTTTTCTTCTACAAAGCCTTTCGTTCAGTAAGTAGTCATCGAGTAAATGTTGTTTTAAGTAAGATAAAAAGTGTAGTGATTGATTATATGGTTGGGCTAATCATGGTCATCGGAATCATTGGCATACTCAACACTATTGGCCTATATGTTTTAGGAATTGACCATGCTATTTTCTTTGGATTTTTAGCTTCTTTCTTGGTACTTTTACCTTATATTGGCATTGCCATCGGCTCACTTTTACCCATTTTATTCGCTCTCATTACGAAAGATAGTCCATTTTATGCCCTTGGTGTAGCTTCTTTATTTGGGGCCGTACAATTCTTAGAAGGAAACTTCATTACACCTTATGTGGTTGGTTCAAAGGTAAGTATCAACTCAATGGCCGCCATTATTGCCCTTATTGTTTTTGGAAACCTTTGGGGCATGAGTGGCTTGGTATTAGCTCTTCCGTTAACAGCCATTATCAAAGTGATATTAGACTCGGTTGAGGCACTCCGCCCATTTGGTTTCCTTTTAGGCGAAGCTGATAATAATGATGTAAAACGTAAGAGAAGATAAATATTAATTCATTCCGATTGCAGCTAGGATACGACTAAATTCATCGCTCAAGGGAGCTTGTATTTCAATGGTTTCACCCGTAAATGGGTGTGTAAACTTTAATTCGCTAGCATGTAAAAGCATCGTATTTAAGCCAAAACGCTGTTCAAACATCTTATTATGCTTACATTCTCCGTAGGTTTTATCTCCTATCAGATAATGTCTTAATTGGGCAAAATGTCGTCTTATTTGGTGCATTCGGCCAGTTTCTGGAGTAATTTCGGCCAAAGAATAGCGAGAAGTTGGATAACGACTTACCTCAATTTCGAGTTCTACTTGTTTTAAGCATCTAAAATGTGTGATTGCCTCTTGCAGAGTACCATTTTCCTTAGCCAGAGGTCGGTCTGTCATGCCCAATTCGGGCAAATAACCTCTTACCAAAGCCAAATATTTCTTGTGCGTTTGTTGATTCTCAAATTGTGTTTTCATCGCCCTATCAGCCTCGGGGCTAAGAGCAAAAAGTAACACGCCCGAAGTTTTTCGGTCAATTCGATGACACGGACTTACCCAACAATTCAGTTGGTCACGGAGTAGCTGTAATGCAAAGACACTTTCTTCAGCAGCAATTGACGAACGATGCACCAATAAATTATGTGGTTTGTTAATGGCTACATAATATTCATCTTGGTAAAGAATAGGTAGTACGGTATCTTGCATGTATAGTCATTGAAATTTCTACAAAGGTATGGAAGAAAAAGTTTAACTCAATAATTATCGTCGGCATGGCATACGTACAAAATACATAAGTATTGATTTTTCGTAATTTGTATTTATCCTTTTATCTTGCAGGAAAATATGACAAATTAGTCTATGCTTCAAAAAACTACTCTAAAAACTGAAATATTGGCTGGAGTTTCTACTTTTTTAGCCACGATGTATATCATTGTAGTAAATCCAGCTATTCTGAGCCAATCTGGTATGCCTTTCAATGGTGTCCTTACTGCCACAGTATTACTATCTTTTTTTAGTAGCCTGATGATGGGACTCTACGCTCGAAACCCCATTGTTGTTGCTCCCGGAATGGGCATGAATGCCTTTTTTACCTTTACGGCTGTCAAAGGCATGGGAATCAGCTATCAAGTGGCTTTGGGAGCCGTATTTTGGGCGGGAATAATTTTTCTTCTACTTTCAATTTTCAATGTTCGTACGCAAATCGTGAAAGCTATTCCGAAGCAATTACGTTATGCTATTTCGGCAGGAATTGGTCTATTTATCACACTAATTGGCTTTGCCAATGCTAAGTTTATTGTACCAAATCCTGCAACAATCATCGGTATTGCAAGCTTGCATGACCCTATCATCATTACGTTTCTGATAGGATTAGCCATTACGATGATTGTGCTTTCCAAACACATTCAAGGTGGAATTATTATCGGAATTTTACTCACAACAATTTTGGCAATTCCAATCGGCAGATGGTGGGGCGATGCCTCTGCTATCAATTTCGGTCAAAAAACTTTGGTAACATGGCAAGGGATTTTTGCAGCACCAGATTTTAGTCTATTATTTCAACTTGATATAATTAACTCACTTAAAATAAGCCTTTTACCAGTTATTTTTGCCTTTGTTTTTACTGATTTATTCGATAGTCTTTCCACATTTGTTGGCGTGGCCGAAGCTGCCGACCTATACGATGATAAGGGTGAACCACAGAATATTAAGCAATCACTACTGACCGATGCTGTGGCAACTACCTTGGGTGGACTTTTAGGGAGCAGTCCTGGCACTGCTTTTATTGAATCGGCAGTTGGTATTAGCCAAGGCGGACGAACAGGAGCCACAGCCATCACTGCGGGTTTGTTATTTCTGCCATTTATGTTTTTATCGCCACTTTTGAGCATTATCCCCGCTATTGCCACTGCTCCAGCATTGATTGTAGTAGGGGTTTTGATGATGAAGCCTGTAATCAAAATTCATTGGGATAAACTTGATGATGCCATTCCTGCCTTCATTGCCATGGTATTGATTCCGTTTACTTATTCAATCACGCAAGGTATCATTTGGGGGTTTCTTTCTTGGACTATCATTAAAATTCTCAACAAAAAGTCAAAAGAAGTTTCATGGATGTTAATAATTATTGACATTTTTGCTATTTGGGCACTTTATTTAGGGCATTGATTTGCTATTTATCTCTAAGATTTTTACAGAAAACCACTAAAAATACGAAACTGAGTTATAATCATTCACTATGAGAAATCAACTACTATTTTTTATAATAATCTTACTATCAAGCTCTTCGTTCGGACAGAAAATTGCTATTTTAGGAGCAATGACCGAAGAAGTACAATTACTTGAATCGCAATTGAAACAAGCCAAAACCAAACAGATTTTAGGGTTTGAATATAAAACGGGGAAGCTCAGCGGTAAAAAAGTAGTAATAGCTCAGACAGGTATCGGAAAAGTAAATGCAAGTATCACTACAACGCTCATTATCAAGGTTTTTCGCCCAAAATCAATTATATTTACTGGTGTAGCTGGGGCAGTTAGTTCGGAATTAAATCAAGGAGATATTCTGATTGGAAAAAAACTTTCATACCATGACTACGGTCGTTTAACCAATGATAGTTTGAAATTCTATCCTACTCGTAATCCTCATACTGGAAATTTCAACCCACAATTCTTTTTATCTGATTCTCTCATGATATTAATGTCCGAAAAAGCCGCAAAAGAAGTAGTTTTGCAAAAAATAACTCCTAATTCGCCAACACCGAGAATTCTTGCAGGAACCATCGTTACGGGCGATACATTTGTGGCTTCCAGTATTGCAGTGGCTGGCTTTAAAAGAAATTATCAAGCAGATGCTACCGAAATGGAAGGTGCGGCAGTAGCACAAATCTGCTTTCAACAAAAACTTCCTTTCTTAATCATTAGAAGTATCAGCGATAAAGCAAATGAAGCTGCTCCCGCCGATTTCCAAACATTTAAGAAAACCGCCGCCGATAATTCAGCTATTTTAGTAAAAACCATTCTTAAGTATTTATAAATAACCTTTTCATGAATTATAATTTTGACGAACTCATTGACCGTACAAACACAGATAGTTTTAAGTGGGATAAATATAAAAACCGTGATATTATACCGCTTTGGGTAGCTGATATGGATTTTAAGGCCGCTCCTCCAATTTTAGAAGCTTTAGAAAAAGTAACTAAACAAGGTGTAATTGGCTATTGGCAAACGCCCGAAGAATTAGTAGATGTAGTAGTAAAACGTTTAAAAGAACGCCATAACTGGGAAATACAGAAAGAATGGATTGTTTGGTTGCCAGGGCTTGTGCCGGGCCTGACATTATCGTGCATGGTTGTAGGTGATGAAGGAGACGAAATCATGACAACAGTTCCCGTATATGGTCCTTTCATGAAAGCTCCTGAAGCTGCTAAAAAGAAACTGGTCAAAGTACAGATGAAACTAGAGGGAAATCGTTGGACACTTGATTTCGATGCTATTAGGGCAGCAATTACCCCACGCACAAAAATGTTTATGTTGTGCAACCCTTATAATCCTGCGGGAACCGTTTTTACCAAAGAAGAACTGCAAACTTTAGCAGATATTTGTGCCGAACATAATATCGTAATTTGTTCAGATGAAATACATTGTGATTTAATTCTTGATGAAACAAAAAAACATATCTCAATAGCCACATTGAGTCAAGAAATTGCAAATCGAACAATTACACTTCTTTCTCCAAGCAAAACTTTCAATATTGCGGGTTTGGGCTGTTCGTTTGCCGTCATTCCTGATGATGCAACCAGAGCAAAATATGCCAACCTTCGCTACATAGTTGAACCCATGATTTCGGCCTATGCTTATCAAGCAGCTTTGACAGCCTACCGTGATTGTGATGATTGGCTTCAAGAATTACTTACTTATCTACGCAAAAACCACGATTTTGTTTTGAAAGAAGTAAATGCTATTAAAGGTTTAAGTATGCAACCACTAGAAGCTACGTATTTAGCTTGGATTGATACACGAGAACTTGGCATTGATAATATTGCAGAAGTACTCGAAAACGCTGGTGTTGGTATCTCAGAAGGTGGCTTTTATTTTGATGGAAAAGGATTTATTCGTCTGAATTTTGGCACTCAAATGCAAAGATTAGAGGCTGCTTTTGAGCGAATAAGAAAAGTATTTAATTAAAGAAACATCCTGTAAATACTATTGCAAGAATTTGGTTTTAACAATATTCTAAACTAATTTCGTTCTATACTTACGAGAAATATTTCATAAAAAAACTTTTCACGTATATATACATAAACGCCTGATAAATCATCATTACTTGGTAGATTAATATCCTACATGAATAAACTGAGGACAACAAGTAAACCGTTGAACAACATCCCTCCCAATCTCTCGCTCTATGATAAATATGGAGCGGTGGCTTATGGTGTGATTCTACAAATAATTCCACAAGAGCAATTGGCTCAAGAAATATTAGTAGAATTATTCCAGTTTCCACTTCAAAATTGTAGTGCAGAGATAAGCGATGTGATTTGTATCATTCGCAATGCACGTGCAAAAGCACTCGAATTTAGCAATAGATTCAAATCATTATTACCGCCTAATGAAGATTCTAACACGAGTGAAAAGGAGGTCCTACCTGATTTAATTTTCAATTTAGCATTCAAACAAGGTATACCACTTGAATCAATCGCAGAGCGATTAGGTATATCTAAAGAAGCTACAATGAAAGCAATTAGTGAGCATGTTAAATCTTTTCGTAAATCTTAAAATTAGAGCAAAGTGAATCCTCAAGAATATATTGCAAGCGGTATTTTAGAGAGCTATATCTTAGGCTTTGCTTCTGAAGCGGAGCAAAAAGAGGTAGAACATTATACCCATATTTTTCCTGAAATCTCTTTGGCACTTAATGATTTAGGTGAATTAATTAATGTCCAATTTTCAGGTAAAACTCCTCCCCCAAATGTACGCGAACGAATCGAAACTTTCGAAGAAAACAATATTCAACGATGGAAATATCATGCTCAAGCCCAACATGAAAATACACCATCGAATGATGATAAAATATACATTGACGCAGTAGTAAATGATACCCAAATAAAAGTACATAAGTATTGGCGACCTGCTTTTATCACAGTTTTTATATTAGGTAAAATCTTTTTAATCGCTGCTTTGTATTTCTATTTCAAGTCTGATTCGCTCAGTAAAGAAAATCTTAAACTACAAGAAGAAATAAAACTCTTAAAAAAATAAAAACATTGGTGAGCAACTCAATCAAAAGTTTAGTTGCTCACATAAAATGATGCGTTGATTCATTCTAATGCACGAAATAGAACCTACTTATAACTGGCGAAAGTATTACATCAGCGAAAACGACCGCAAATCTCCATTTTATGGTCGTAGCTACGGCCAAGCCTACGAGGATACCATTTACGGCTACTACATCGACCCTAACTGGGACTCCATTGGCTCCGAAACACTCTATTGCAAAATTCTGATGGTTGATTATTCAGCCAAATATGCTGTCATAGAACTTTTTGGAGAATGGAACGACACTTTGCATAACGATAGCATGTATTTTAAACGTACGGTAGTTGACCACCTGCTAAAATATGGTATCAAATATTATATTCTTATTGGAGAAAATATCCTACAGTTTCATGGTGGAGAAACCGATTATTACGAAGAGTGGTTTGAAGATATTGAGGATGGCTGGATTGCCGCAGTTAGTATCAGAGATTTCATCATGGTCGAGTTTAGACGATATCACCTTGATTCTTACATAAATTTTGGAGGGACCTTACAAATAAGTAATTGGCGAACTTTAAAACCCAACCCTTTCTTCGAACTTATTAGTAATTTGATTATGAGAAGATTAGGATAAAATACTTTAGATTTATAAAGCTGTTGTCACAAATTTTTGAACCTCAGATAACACAGATGCTTTTACATTTTCAGCGAAAGTCAGCGTTTTTTTAATTAATTAGCGTAATCTGCGTACCAGCATTTTTATTGCGAAAGATTCTTATTCTCACCATCTATAAACTCGGTGGTGAGAATAAGAATATACTAATTATTTCATCAATTTTCTATCTTTTAGCCAGTCTTCCATTCGAGCAGCCCATGTTTCAACTGGCCCACGACCTCTTTTCTTGAGTCCATACCCATGCCCACCTTTTTCATAAATATGCATTTCTACTGGCACCTTATTTTTCTTACAAGCTAAAAAATAAGCAATACTATTTTCTGGTTGTACACCATCATCAGTAGTGCTAATCAAGAATGTTGGAGGAGTATCTTTGGTTACTTGTTTTTCGTTCGAGTAAAGTTCCATTTTCTCAATTGGAGGATTCTTTCCAATCAAATTATCTCTTGAACCAAAGTGTGTAAATTTATCACTAAACGTAATAACTGGGTAAATCAACAAAGAAAAATCTGGACGTACACTTATATTCGGGTCTGTAATTTCTCCTACTTGTGTTTTGAAGTGCGTAGCTGCGGTAGAAGCTAAATGCCCACCCGCCGAAAAGCCCATCAAACCAACTTTATCTGGTGAAATACCATATTTTGAGGCATTCTTACGTACAATTCTAATGGCTTGTTGGGCGTCTTGCAAAGGTCTGATTTCGTCATTATCAAATAATTCTTCTTGCGGTAAACGATATTTCAATACAAATACACTCACACCCCTATCGTTAAACCACTTCGCAATATCATGGCCTTCGTGGTCAATGGCTAAAATTCCATAACCACCTCCAGGACAAATAATTACGGTAGCATCACTTGTTTTTTTCTTTGCTGGATAAACAAAAAGTGCTGGTTGAGTAACATCTTTCACACGCGTAATTCCATCAGTAGTTTTAGAATCTTCAGGAATATTAACTCCTGCTTTTAAACCTGGAGTTCCATCGGGATACAACAAAATAGTTTCGGTAGATTGAGCAGATAAATCAGACATAATTGCTGTAAATAGGAATGCAAAAAAAATCTTTTTCATGGTTAATTTATCGTAGTAAATACGTTCATTGGTTAATGGTGAATAGTCGAAATACAAAGTTGAAAAAAAATATTGTTTCCCCCATTTTTTTTTCAACTTTGTAACTTATTTTTCAATTAATTCAATTTCATGAACGAAGCCTTTCAACATTGCCTTGATTTTTTTCAACAGATTCACCCTCTGAAAGAACAAAGCTTGGAGGCACTCTTGCCATGTCTTTCGTTGAAGAACTACTCAAAAAAAGACTTTCTAGTCAAACAAGGCAGTATTTCTGATGAGCTAAATTTTGTTTATACGGGCTGCGTTCGAGAGTATTTTGAAAACACTAAAGCCAATGAAACCAATATATGGTTTGGTTTAGAAAACTCTGTTGCAATTTCAACTTATAGTTTCTTTTCTCAGAAACCAAGCCTCACATACATACAGGCACTCGAAGATGTGCAGGTAGTATCTGTAAAACATGCTGATTTACAAAACCTATTCGACCAATTTCATGATATCGAACGCCTCGGTCGGTTGATAGTAGAGCATTATTTAGTACAAATAGAAGAAATGAAAATTATTCTCCAAACGCTTTCAGCACGTGAGCGATACGAATACATGATTACGAATCGACCAGAATTTATTCGTCGTATTCCGCTTAAATACTTGGCTTCATTTTTAGGTATTCAATTAGAAACACTGAGCAGAGTCAGAAGTCAGAAATAAACTTTATTGATTAGATTTACTCGTAAATTTGCTAATCAATATACCTACTAAAACTACAGTATAAAATTGTCCGATAATACCAAACAAAGATGTGATTAGCTTCGTAACATGTGAGTTCGGCGTAATATCACCAAAACCAATACTTGTAATTGTAATACTACAAAAATAAACCAAATCCATATATACCGCTGGTAGGCTTGAGGTATCAAGGCCATTGAATGAATGTGAATTTTGGTAGAAAAAAATCTGCATCAAAAATGTATTTATCTCTATCAAAAGTAAATACCCACAAGCAGAAGCAGAAATAATATCGGTATTAACGTAGCTCGGTTTGAGCAAAAATCTGATAATTTCTAAGAAAATAAATAAAAAGAAAAGAACATAAACCGCACTAACGGTTATCATAAAGCCTGGTGAATTTTCAATAAACGAAAGGCTAATAGGAAACACCAAAGACAATAAAAATAAAATATTTTTGATAACTTTTTTGTAACTGCCCTTTTCAATAAATACCCCAATACTCGCAATTCCTAAAAGAATCATATTGATTGGCCAAATGATTTTTACATACAAATCCATGTCGCTCAAAAACACGCCAATAAATAAATGCTGCACAAGGGCATAAAGCAGAAGTTCGTATTTGTGTTTACTGAGGAAATGTTGGTCAATACTCATCTAAAGTTATAAAGGTTTGAATGGCAAATTCATCAAT harbors:
- a CDS encoding 5'-methylthioadenosine/adenosylhomocysteine nucleosidase; protein product: MRNQLLFFIIILLSSSSFGQKIAILGAMTEEVQLLESQLKQAKTKQILGFEYKTGKLSGKKVVIAQTGIGKVNASITTTLIIKVFRPKSIIFTGVAGAVSSELNQGDILIGKKLSYHDYGRLTNDSLKFYPTRNPHTGNFNPQFFLSDSLMILMSEKAAKEVVLQKITPNSPTPRILAGTIVTGDTFVASSIAVAGFKRNYQADATEMEGAAVAQICFQQKLPFLIIRSISDKANEAAPADFQTFKKTAADNSAILVKTILKYL
- the hpf gene encoding ribosome hibernation-promoting factor, HPF/YfiA family, whose amino-acid sequence is MKIHVHAVHFDVDPKLVGFIQSKLNKLETFYDKIISGEVFLKLDKGDSTKIHKKHIEIKLSVPGSIIFAEEKGTTFEEATDIALEALKSQIKKFKEKKNEVEHKKREIPAEEEVVEDDF
- a CDS encoding MalY/PatB family protein — encoded protein: MNYNFDELIDRTNTDSFKWDKYKNRDIIPLWVADMDFKAAPPILEALEKVTKQGVIGYWQTPEELVDVVVKRLKERHNWEIQKEWIVWLPGLVPGLTLSCMVVGDEGDEIMTTVPVYGPFMKAPEAAKKKLVKVQMKLEGNRWTLDFDAIRAAITPRTKMFMLCNPYNPAGTVFTKEELQTLADICAEHNIVICSDEIHCDLILDETKKHISIATLSQEIANRTITLLSPSKTFNIAGLGCSFAVIPDDATRAKYANLRYIVEPMISAYAYQAALTAYRDCDDWLQELLTYLRKNHDFVLKEVNAIKGLSMQPLEATYLAWIDTRELGIDNIAEVLENAGVGISEGGFYFDGKGFIRLNFGTQMQRLEAAFERIRKVFN
- a CDS encoding pseudouridine synthase — its product is MQDTVLPILYQDEYYVAINKPHNLLVHRSSIAAEESVFALQLLRDQLNCWVSPCHRIDRKTSGVLLFALSPEADRAMKTQFENQQTHKKYLALVRGYLPELGMTDRPLAKENGTLQEAITHFRCLKQVELEIEVSRYPTSRYSLAEITPETGRMHQIRRHFAQLRHYLIGDKTYGECKHNKMFEQRFGLNTMLLHASELKFTHPFTGETIEIQAPLSDEFSRILAAIGMN
- a CDS encoding AI-2E family transporter, whose product is MKTTQQPFHVRLAYVLISLVIIIYGLYILKDLLIPLTFSCIFALLLLPPCQMLERLSFPRWLAITIVITLTLGAFILLFYLVYIQIMDFEEILPQLTEKTEKLFNDVQIFIRRNFHISKTQQKVEGKKYLTEFLKNNSNIVGNTLSTTTGLLGNLTLIPLYIFLLLLYRDFIKVFFYKAFRSVSSHRVNVVLSKIKSVVIDYMVGLIMVIGIIGILNTIGLYVLGIDHAIFFGFLASFLVLLPYIGIAIGSLLPILFALITKDSPFYALGVASLFGAVQFLEGNFITPYVVGSKVSINSMAAIIALIVFGNLWGMSGLVLALPLTAIIKVILDSVEALRPFGFLLGEADNNDVKRKRR
- a CDS encoding Crp/Fnr family transcriptional regulator, with the translated sequence MNEAFQHCLDFFQQIHPLKEQSLEALLPCLSLKNYSKKDFLVKQGSISDELNFVYTGCVREYFENTKANETNIWFGLENSVAISTYSFFSQKPSLTYIQALEDVQVVSVKHADLQNLFDQFHDIERLGRLIVEHYLVQIEEMKIILQTLSARERYEYMITNRPEFIRRIPLKYLASFLGIQLETLSRVRSQK
- a CDS encoding NCS2 family permease, with translation MLQKTTLKTEILAGVSTFLATMYIIVVNPAILSQSGMPFNGVLTATVLLSFFSSLMMGLYARNPIVVAPGMGMNAFFTFTAVKGMGISYQVALGAVFWAGIIFLLLSIFNVRTQIVKAIPKQLRYAISAGIGLFITLIGFANAKFIVPNPATIIGIASLHDPIIITFLIGLAITMIVLSKHIQGGIIIGILLTTILAIPIGRWWGDASAINFGQKTLVTWQGIFAAPDFSLLFQLDIINSLKISLLPVIFAFVFTDLFDSLSTFVGVAEAADLYDDKGEPQNIKQSLLTDAVATTLGGLLGSSPGTAFIESAVGISQGGRTGATAITAGLLFLPFMFLSPLLSIIPAIATAPALIVVGVLMMKPVIKIHWDKLDDAIPAFIAMVLIPFTYSITQGIIWGFLSWTIIKILNKKSKEVSWMLIIIDIFAIWALYLGH
- a CDS encoding potassium channel family protein, whose product is MSIDQHFLSKHKYELLLYALVQHLFIGVFLSDMDLYVKIIWPINMILLGIASIGVFIEKGSYKKVIKNILFLLSLVFPISLSFIENSPGFMITVSAVYVLFFLFIFLEIIRFLLKPSYVNTDIISASACGYLLLIEINTFLMQIFFYQNSHSFNGLDTSSLPAVYMDLVYFCSITITSIGFGDITPNSHVTKLITSLFGIIGQFYTVVLVGILISKFTSKSNQ
- a CDS encoding alpha/beta hydrolase, which encodes MKKIFFAFLFTAIMSDLSAQSTETILLYPDGTPGLKAGVNIPEDSKTTDGITRVKDVTQPALFVYPAKKKTSDATVIICPGGGYGILAIDHEGHDIAKWFNDRGVSVFVLKYRLPQEELFDNDEIRPLQDAQQAIRIVRKNASKYGISPDKVGLMGFSAGGHLASTAATHFKTQVGEITDPNISVRPDFSLLIYPVITFSDKFTHFGSRDNLIGKNPPIEKMELYSNEKQVTKDTPPTFLISTTDDGVQPENSIAYFLACKKNKVPVEMHIYEKGGHGYGLKKRGRGPVETWAARMEDWLKDRKLMK